The Lysobacter gummosus genome includes a region encoding these proteins:
- a CDS encoding type 1 glutamine amidotransferase domain-containing protein gives MKSLQVLAASLALALSFGSAHAGSVLIVLSDADHLDLKDGKTLSTGFYLNELMQPVKALLDAGHQITFATPQGRAPTLDRSSADPMYFGGDVEALRAHQALLDKLALTSAEKSPVLSLARIEQTGYDRYDAVYIPGGHAPMQDLLNSPALGRLLSDFHAKNKTTALVCHGPIALLSTLPDAARFTAQLAAGGRASKPAQWIYAGYQVTVISNQEETIAKPQLKGGEMKFYPQTALEQAGARYSSNTQPWTSKVVVDRELITGQNPASAADVGKELLRRLK, from the coding sequence ATGAAATCCCTGCAAGTACTCGCCGCTTCCCTCGCCCTCGCCCTGTCGTTCGGCAGCGCCCACGCCGGCTCGGTGCTGATCGTACTGTCCGATGCCGACCATCTCGATCTCAAGGACGGCAAAACCCTGTCCACCGGTTTTTATCTCAACGAACTGATGCAGCCGGTCAAGGCCTTGCTCGACGCCGGCCACCAGATCACCTTCGCCACGCCGCAGGGCCGCGCGCCGACGCTGGATCGCAGCTCGGCCGATCCGATGTACTTCGGCGGCGACGTCGAAGCGCTGCGCGCGCATCAGGCGCTGCTCGACAAACTGGCGCTGACCTCAGCGGAAAAATCGCCGGTGCTGAGTCTGGCGCGAATCGAGCAAACCGGTTACGACCGCTACGACGCGGTCTACATCCCCGGCGGCCACGCGCCGATGCAGGACCTGTTGAACAGCCCGGCGCTCGGCCGCCTGCTCAGCGATTTCCATGCCAAGAACAAAACCACCGCGCTGGTCTGCCACGGCCCGATCGCCCTGCTGTCCACCCTGCCCGACGCGGCCAGGTTCACCGCGCAGCTCGCCGCCGGCGGCCGCGCATCGAAGCCGGCGCAGTGGATCTACGCCGGTTATCAGGTCACGGTGATCAGCAATCAGGAAGAAACCATCGCCAAGCCGCAGCTCAAGGGCGGGGAGATGAAGTTCTATCCGCAGACCGCGCTGGAACAGGCCGGCGCGCGCTACAGCAGCAATACCCAGCCGTGGACGTCGAAGGTGGTGGTCGACCGCGAGCTGATCACCGGGCAGAACCCGGCCTCGGCGGCGGATGTGGGCAAGGAATTGCTGCGGCGCTTGAAGTAA
- a CDS encoding XVIPCD domain-containing protein: MSQSSQPPAGEQPQSFADQVRGQQAKPIDKTLARLMDDLYDLGPGTDGFKPLNAEQLTAAGIDPSSLENKDSGFLARIYGDEHGHYVLAYSGTDEGKDWVTNFRQGLGFKDAQYNQAIALASEASVAFGDEVVITGHSLGGGLAGAASISSGIPAVTFNASGVHDKTLERIGIDADAAKREVAENGQIRRYAVKNEILTDLQEHSIPLKWAMPDAVGHKIELPDPDPQSFWERMVPGNGIKHGVQIHYIDAVIKAQEMAMPGPGQHEAGRGRVAGEPGAALAPQAQPGPADPAHPGHALYDQALRGLRGLEPGALDFRGEQGYRNAASHCAVDARAQGMERIDHIVPGRDGGGFFLVQGGLDDPGHRRVFLDQQRAVSQPPDNAALAQAAPAEAPAHSEQRRAMSN, from the coding sequence ATGAGCCAGTCAAGCCAACCGCCCGCGGGCGAGCAACCGCAATCCTTCGCCGATCAAGTGCGCGGCCAGCAGGCCAAGCCGATCGACAAGACCCTCGCCCGGCTGATGGACGACCTCTACGATCTGGGCCCCGGCACCGACGGCTTCAAACCGTTGAACGCCGAGCAGCTGACGGCGGCCGGCATCGATCCGTCCAGTCTGGAAAACAAGGATTCGGGTTTTCTCGCGCGCATCTACGGCGATGAACACGGCCATTACGTGCTGGCCTATTCGGGCACCGACGAAGGCAAGGACTGGGTGACCAATTTCCGCCAGGGCCTGGGCTTCAAGGATGCGCAGTACAACCAGGCCATCGCGCTCGCAAGCGAAGCCAGCGTGGCTTTCGGCGATGAGGTGGTGATCACCGGCCATTCGCTCGGCGGCGGCCTGGCCGGCGCGGCGTCGATCAGCAGCGGCATTCCGGCGGTGACCTTCAACGCCTCCGGCGTGCACGACAAGACGCTCGAACGCATCGGCATCGACGCCGACGCGGCCAAGCGCGAGGTCGCCGAGAACGGCCAGATCCGCCGTTACGCGGTGAAGAACGAAATCCTCACCGATCTGCAGGAGCACAGCATCCCGCTGAAATGGGCGATGCCCGACGCGGTCGGACACAAGATCGAACTGCCCGATCCGGACCCGCAGTCGTTCTGGGAGCGCATGGTGCCCGGCAACGGCATCAAGCATGGCGTGCAGATCCACTACATCGACGCGGTGATCAAGGCGCAGGAAATGGCCATGCCCGGCCCGGGGCAGCACGAAGCCGGCCGCGGCCGCGTCGCCGGCGAGCCCGGCGCGGCGCTGGCGCCGCAGGCCCAGCCCGGGCCCGCGGACCCGGCCCATCCCGGCCACGCGCTCTACGATCAGGCGCTGCGCGGTCTGCGCGGCCTGGAACCGGGGGCGCTGGATTTCCGCGGCGAGCAGGGCTATCGCAACGCCGCCAGCCATTGCGCGGTGGACGCGCGCGCGCAGGGCATGGAGCGCATCGATCACATCGTCCCGGGCCGCGACGGCGGCGGTTTCTTTCTGGTCCAGGGCGGGCTGGACGATCCAGGCCATCGCCGCGTGTTCCTCGACCAGCAGCGCGCGGTGTCGCAACCGCCGGACAACGCCGCGCTGGCCCAGGCCGCGCCGGCCGAAGCGCCCGCGCACAGCGAACAACGCCGCGCGATGAGCAACTGA
- a CDS encoding adenylosuccinate synthase, which translates to MGQSVVVLGAQWGDEGKGKIVDLLTEQIGAVVRFQGGHNAGHTLVIGGKKTVLHLIPSGILREGALCLIGNGVVLSPAALRKEIGELEATGVEVRSRLKISPATPLIMPYHIALDQAREKAAGGKAIGTTGRGIGPAYEDKVARRGIRVADLHYPAQLAELLRSALDYHNFVLTKYLGVEGVDYQRTLDEALAFGEYVEPMKSDVAGILHDLRKQGKRVLFEGAQGSLLDIDHGTYPYVTSSNTTVGGALAGTGVGADSIDYVLGIAKAYATRVGGGPFPTELNDEIGQGIRDRGQEYGATTGRPRRCGWIDIVALKRAVAINGITGLCITKLDVLDGMKTLKICIAYEYRGKRTEYAPLDAAGWDECTPVYLEFPGWDENTHGITEWDKLPPAARAYLRALEELAGCQVAIVSTGPDRDHTMVLRDPWA; encoded by the coding sequence ATGGGTCAGTCAGTCGTCGTTCTCGGTGCCCAGTGGGGCGATGAAGGCAAGGGCAAAATCGTCGATCTGCTGACCGAGCAGATCGGTGCGGTCGTGCGGTTCCAGGGCGGCCACAACGCCGGCCACACTCTGGTGATCGGCGGCAAGAAGACCGTGCTGCATCTGATCCCCTCCGGCATCCTGCGCGAAGGCGCGCTGTGCCTGATCGGCAACGGCGTGGTGCTGAGCCCGGCGGCGCTGCGCAAGGAAATCGGCGAGCTGGAAGCCACCGGCGTGGAAGTGCGTTCGCGCCTGAAGATCAGCCCGGCCACGCCGCTGATCATGCCGTACCACATCGCCCTGGATCAGGCCCGCGAGAAGGCCGCCGGCGGCAAGGCCATCGGCACCACCGGCCGCGGCATCGGCCCGGCCTATGAAGACAAGGTGGCGCGCCGCGGCATCCGCGTCGCCGACCTGCATTACCCGGCCCAGCTCGCCGAGCTGCTGCGCAGCGCGCTGGACTACCACAACTTCGTGCTGACCAAGTACCTGGGCGTGGAAGGCGTGGACTACCAGCGGACCCTGGATGAAGCGCTGGCCTTCGGCGAATACGTCGAGCCGATGAAGTCCGACGTCGCCGGCATCCTTCACGACCTGCGCAAGCAGGGCAAGCGCGTGTTGTTCGAGGGCGCGCAGGGCTCGCTGCTCGACATCGATCACGGCACTTATCCGTATGTCACCTCGTCCAACACCACCGTCGGCGGCGCGCTCGCCGGCACCGGCGTGGGCGCGGACTCGATCGACTACGTGCTCGGCATCGCCAAGGCCTATGCCACCCGTGTCGGCGGCGGCCCGTTCCCGACCGAGCTCAACGACGAAATCGGCCAGGGCATCCGCGACCGCGGGCAGGAATACGGGGCCACCACCGGCCGTCCGCGCCGTTGCGGCTGGATCGACATCGTCGCGCTCAAGCGCGCCGTGGCGATCAACGGCATCACCGGCCTGTGCATCACCAAGCTCGACGTGCTCGACGGCATGAAGACCTTGAAGATCTGCATCGCCTACGAATACCGCGGCAAGCGCACCGAATACGCGCCGCTGGACGCGGCCGGCTGGGACGAATGCACGCCGGTCTACCTGGAATTTCCGGGCTGGGACGAAAACACCCACGGCATCACCGAGTGGGACAAGCTGCCGCCGGCCGCGCGCGCCTACCTGCGCGCGCTGGAAGAACTCGCCGGCTGCCAGGTGGCGATCGTCTCCACCGGCCCGGACCGCGACCACACCATGGTGTTGCGCGATCCCTGGGCGTAA
- a CDS encoding tetratricopeptide repeat protein — translation MKAGDFITVQEDNGDWHTVRILEADTWPDGSEVFHCTSYRPTRERPHADALRMLEVAVHHAPIDAADFKARWSVLHSQPLTDADKAGFFEYLKHTDFPRYVEATGQDLSALIASANAEYRQGCALSEQAQPQRAIEHYERAFDLFPLFFEAIDNRAFSLMELGDYAAALIGFEHSLRVNPQGDAASFSRGECLLKLGRYAEAEAVFRDGAQRPGEHQALYRQFEETARNQRWLAARGK, via the coding sequence ATGAAAGCCGGCGATTTCATCACTGTCCAGGAAGACAACGGCGACTGGCATACGGTGCGCATTCTCGAAGCCGACACCTGGCCCGATGGCAGCGAAGTCTTCCATTGCACTAGTTACCGGCCGACCCGCGAGCGTCCCCATGCCGATGCGCTGCGGATGCTGGAAGTCGCGGTGCATCACGCGCCGATCGATGCGGCCGATTTCAAGGCGCGATGGAGCGTGCTGCACTCGCAGCCGCTCACCGACGCGGACAAGGCCGGCTTCTTCGAATACCTCAAGCACACCGATTTCCCGCGCTATGTCGAAGCCACCGGCCAGGACCTGAGCGCGCTCATCGCCAGCGCCAACGCCGAATACCGCCAGGGCTGCGCGTTGAGCGAACAGGCCCAGCCGCAACGCGCGATCGAACATTACGAGCGCGCCTTCGATCTGTTTCCGCTGTTCTTCGAGGCGATCGACAACCGCGCTTTCAGCTTGATGGAACTGGGCGATTACGCCGCGGCGTTGATCGGTTTCGAGCATTCCCTGCGGGTGAATCCGCAAGGCGATGCGGCGAGCTTCTCGCGCGGCGAATGCCTGCTCAAGCTCGGCCGCTACGCTGAAGCCGAAGCGGTGTTCCGCGACGGCGCGCAGCGCCCCGGCGAGCATCAGGCGCTGTACCGCCAATTCGAAGAAACCGCGCGCAATCAGCGTTGGTTGGCGGCGCGCGGCAAGTAG
- a CDS encoding carboxymuconolactone decarboxylase family protein has translation MTLQARMNHPAVVLPETMKALWALKASVERKGVPDATLILIELRASQINGCGACVDMHAKAGKKAGETDERLFAVAAWREAPYFDGAERAALALTEALTRISDRPESVSDEIWDEAARHYDEAALAALVVAIANINVWNRLNVAVKQPVGSWKA, from the coding sequence ATGACCCTCCAAGCCCGCATGAACCACCCCGCCGTGGTCCTGCCCGAAACGATGAAAGCGCTGTGGGCGCTGAAGGCCTCGGTCGAGCGCAAGGGCGTGCCCGATGCCACGCTGATCCTGATCGAACTGCGCGCCAGCCAGATCAACGGCTGCGGCGCGTGCGTGGATATGCACGCCAAGGCCGGCAAGAAGGCCGGCGAAACCGATGAGCGCCTGTTCGCGGTCGCGGCCTGGCGCGAAGCGCCTTACTTCGACGGCGCCGAGCGCGCGGCGCTGGCGCTCACCGAAGCGCTGACCCGGATCAGCGATCGTCCCGAGTCGGTGTCGGATGAAATCTGGGACGAAGCCGCGCGCCATTACGACGAAGCCGCGCTGGCGGCGTTGGTGGTGGCGATCGCCAACATCAACGTGTGGAACCGGCTCAACGTCGCGGTGAAGCAGCCGGTGGGTTCTTGGAAGGCGTAA
- a CDS encoding NAD(P)H-dependent oxidoreductase: MNFESPQTATESKRVLIVYAHPEPASLNGALKDTMREHLLARGHEVEVSDLYAQNWKASVDGDDFPLRDAAAKLVVPADSRRAFSSDSLTDDVRREQDKLRWADAVILQFPLWWFSMPAILKGWVDRVYAYGFAYGVGEHSDRRWGDRYGEGRMAGKRAMLSVTAGGWEEHYGPRGINGPIDDMLFPINHGVLHYPGFEVMPSFVVYRTDRMGEDQFAGVRERLIQRLDGLWTDAPIAFRQQNAGDYEVPSMTLRPGLEPAGTQGFALHVAAGRD; encoded by the coding sequence ATGAACTTCGAATCGCCGCAAACCGCCACCGAATCCAAACGCGTGTTGATCGTCTATGCCCATCCGGAACCGGCGTCGTTGAACGGCGCGCTCAAGGACACGATGCGCGAGCATCTGCTCGCGCGCGGGCACGAGGTCGAGGTCAGCGATCTGTATGCGCAAAACTGGAAGGCCAGCGTTGACGGCGACGATTTTCCGTTGCGCGATGCCGCCGCGAAGCTGGTCGTTCCCGCCGATTCGCGCCGCGCCTTCTCCAGCGACTCGCTGACCGACGACGTGCGCCGCGAGCAGGACAAACTGCGCTGGGCCGATGCGGTGATCCTGCAGTTTCCGCTGTGGTGGTTCTCGATGCCGGCGATCCTCAAGGGCTGGGTCGATCGCGTCTACGCCTACGGTTTCGCTTACGGCGTGGGCGAACATTCCGACCGGCGTTGGGGTGATCGCTACGGCGAGGGCCGGATGGCCGGCAAGCGCGCGATGCTGTCGGTCACCGCCGGCGGTTGGGAAGAGCACTACGGCCCGCGCGGAATCAACGGCCCGATCGACGACATGCTGTTTCCGATCAATCACGGCGTGCTGCATTACCCGGGCTTCGAGGTGATGCCCTCGTTCGTGGTCTACCGCACCGATCGCATGGGCGAGGACCAGTTCGCGGGCGTTCGCGAACGGCTGATCCAGCGCCTGGATGGGTTGTGGACCGATGCGCCGATCGCGTTCCGCCAGCAGAACGCGGGCGATTACGAGGTGCCGTCGATGACGCTCAGGCCCGGGCTGGAGCCCGCGGGAACGCAAGGTTTCGCCCTGCACGTGGCGGCCGGGCGGGACTGA
- a CDS encoding glycoside hydrolase family 75 protein encodes MVGYSSWWGKRGLPLALSLIVGALAAAPARGAQCGMSLSFQQTDGNAHGGRTAVWADPQSASLLFVEALNVNTDGTRRSYRVDDFWGERVALNNLCNAMSDACANLSNAQLRARRIATEQASAAGWPAAQLQATRISSSIIPFRNGKPCPAVDGFLVSATALHAPGMSDACDIGNYVDALLTPALVIPKAPSPFAARAKVGDLAVTMVPGTNRVVFAVVGDSGPSRQLGEASIALNGKLLGREGLPQNYLEVRGKPPFLGRGWTVPRAAVLIFPGTRDTQQPFMTPERIDAAARARFEQWGGVERLSKCVGDYSS; translated from the coding sequence GTGGTCGGGTATTCATCGTGGTGGGGCAAGCGCGGCTTGCCGCTGGCGTTGTCGCTGATCGTGGGCGCGCTGGCCGCCGCTCCGGCGCGCGGCGCGCAGTGCGGGATGAGCCTGTCGTTCCAGCAAACCGACGGCAACGCGCACGGCGGCCGCACCGCGGTGTGGGCCGATCCGCAGTCGGCGTCGCTGTTGTTCGTGGAAGCGCTCAACGTCAACACCGACGGTACCCGCCGTTCGTATCGCGTGGACGATTTCTGGGGCGAACGGGTCGCGCTCAACAATCTGTGCAACGCGATGAGCGATGCTTGCGCGAATTTGTCGAACGCGCAGTTGCGCGCGCGCCGCATCGCGACCGAGCAGGCCAGCGCCGCCGGCTGGCCCGCGGCGCAATTGCAGGCCACGCGGATTTCCTCTTCGATCATTCCCTTCCGCAACGGCAAGCCGTGTCCGGCGGTCGATGGCTTCCTGGTCTCGGCCACCGCGCTGCACGCGCCGGGCATGAGCGATGCCTGCGACATCGGCAACTACGTCGATGCCTTGCTGACGCCGGCGCTGGTGATTCCCAAGGCGCCGTCGCCGTTCGCCGCGCGCGCCAAGGTCGGCGATCTGGCGGTGACGATGGTGCCGGGCACGAACCGCGTGGTGTTCGCGGTGGTCGGCGATTCCGGGCCGTCGCGGCAACTCGGCGAGGCGTCGATCGCGTTGAACGGCAAGCTGCTGGGCCGCGAAGGCTTGCCGCAGAACTATCTGGAAGTGCGCGGCAAGCCGCCGTTCCTCGGCCGCGGCTGGACCGTGCCGCGCGCGGCGGTGTTGATCTTCCCCGGCACCCGCGACACGCAACAGCCGTTCATGACGCCCGAGCGCATCGATGCGGCGGCGCGTGCCCGCTTCGAGCAGTGGGGCGGGGTGGAGCGGTTGTCGAAATGCGTGGGCGATTATTCGTCCTGA
- a CDS encoding ankyrin repeat domain-containing protein, with product MTPISSPDLPRAQAELLKPDSSNSNRRRVADAHLKRYPRDPVVLYAYIASHMRDTIKWSIGNDDRTRYPWALGRALATAFEVLAQPDPEASPIRPALARATNVAAALLALEDRPDAAALEQAGLRLDAYKALDAQPFQDYEREQWFPDSHYRAARGRLRAWQAVLDSETCAQPQFGFLSDYIESRDLRWAFDPLVLRPQFQAWARRELRERRGSRAGGAIEFDCVDSYRNHATVPEKQMQALIVGRLLAALLAGMPNLVSNAWRLSLFKLPGTAIYLDALFAAGLDPNATMRDGHPLLHYAVEKGDTVAVQAYLAAGADPLREVGNDNALDYANSVAVKKLLEDATRPRAAPADVAQLHAGAKRLNPAEADFCAGLYGDSTGDFDATLAELQRTPPQSWNDALGGALSQRAPWHHLLLARSLALAGVRQPPCGTPGREPMWVCGDLHINGPLELSHPLVVTGDLTVDGPILDCDESLLVVAGSLKARALITEGALLVGGDCELGEFLWGDYNDQQLIVRGALSVPLLVLSDHVARIGDEDRVGYRLDDPDQAGLSAWFVRQAFENEWLSRDRISRLFKSGQPVLRARRAPTPVFAGALSCSRM from the coding sequence ATGACGCCGATTTCCTCGCCCGACCTGCCGCGCGCGCAGGCCGAGCTGCTCAAGCCCGATTCCAGCAACAGCAACCGCCGTCGCGTCGCCGACGCCCACCTCAAGCGCTATCCGCGCGATCCGGTGGTGTTGTACGCCTACATCGCCAGCCACATGCGCGACACGATCAAGTGGAGCATCGGCAACGACGACCGCACCCGTTATCCATGGGCGCTGGGCCGCGCGCTGGCGACCGCGTTCGAAGTGCTGGCGCAGCCCGATCCGGAGGCCTCGCCGATCCGCCCGGCGCTGGCGCGCGCGACCAACGTCGCCGCCGCGCTGCTGGCGCTGGAAGATCGTCCCGACGCGGCCGCGCTGGAACAGGCCGGCCTGCGCCTGGATGCGTACAAGGCCCTGGATGCGCAGCCGTTCCAGGACTACGAACGCGAGCAATGGTTTCCCGACAGCCACTACCGCGCCGCGCGCGGACGCTTGCGCGCGTGGCAGGCGGTGCTGGACAGCGAAACCTGCGCGCAGCCGCAGTTCGGTTTCCTGTCCGACTACATCGAATCGCGCGATCTGCGCTGGGCCTTCGATCCGCTGGTGCTGCGGCCGCAGTTCCAGGCCTGGGCGCGGCGCGAACTGCGCGAACGCCGCGGCAGCCGCGCCGGCGGCGCGATCGAGTTCGACTGCGTGGATTCCTATCGCAATCACGCCACGGTGCCGGAAAAGCAGATGCAGGCCTTGATCGTCGGCCGCCTGCTCGCGGCCTTGCTCGCCGGCATGCCCAATCTGGTTTCGAACGCGTGGCGGCTGAGCCTGTTCAAATTGCCCGGCACGGCGATCTATCTGGACGCCTTGTTCGCCGCCGGCCTGGACCCCAACGCGACCATGCGCGACGGCCATCCCTTGCTGCATTACGCGGTGGAGAAGGGCGATACGGTCGCGGTGCAGGCCTACCTCGCCGCCGGCGCCGATCCGCTGCGCGAAGTCGGCAACGACAACGCCCTGGACTACGCCAATTCGGTGGCGGTGAAAAAATTGCTGGAAGACGCCACGCGCCCGCGCGCGGCACCGGCCGACGTGGCGCAGTTGCACGCGGGTGCGAAACGCCTGAATCCGGCCGAGGCGGATTTCTGCGCCGGCCTGTACGGCGATAGCACCGGCGACTTCGACGCCACCCTGGCCGAGCTGCAGCGCACGCCGCCGCAGAGTTGGAACGACGCGCTGGGTGGTGCGCTGTCGCAGCGCGCGCCGTGGCATCACCTGCTGCTGGCGCGCAGCCTGGCGCTGGCCGGCGTGCGGCAGCCGCCGTGCGGAACGCCGGGCCGCGAACCGATGTGGGTCTGCGGCGATCTGCACATCAACGGCCCGCTGGAACTGAGCCATCCGCTGGTGGTGACCGGCGATCTGACCGTCGACGGGCCGATCCTGGATTGCGACGAAAGCCTGCTGGTGGTGGCCGGTTCGCTCAAGGCGCGCGCCTTGATCACCGAAGGCGCGCTGCTGGTCGGCGGCGATTGCGAGCTGGGCGAATTCCTGTGGGGCGATTACAACGATCAGCAGTTGATCGTGCGCGGCGCCTTGTCGGTGCCGCTGCTGGTGTTGAGCGATCACGTCGCCCGCATCGGCGACGAGGACCGGGTCGGCTATCGGCTCGACGATCCGGATCAGGCCGGATTGTCGGCCTGGTTCGTGCGCCAGGCCTTCGAGAACGAATGGTTGTCGCGCGACCGCATCTCGCGCTTGTTCAAGTCCGGCCAGCCGGTGCTGCGCGCGCGCCGCGCGCCGACGCCGGTGTTCGCCGGCGCGCTGTCGTGCTCGCGCATGTGA
- a CDS encoding ankyrin repeat domain-containing protein, which translates to MSEAVTHQVFADPRVAELADAVAAGDRADIRRLAAGVDLSARGDKQVTLLEWAVFNQSLDGLSALLELGADPAWPGVDGGTVVHLAAMAKDPAFLEALLAHGADPDTRHSVTGATPLSAALMGERPVQFKRLLSAGADPNHADRMGNTALHVAGKINQPDHALELLKAGADANARNAQGVSFQRYAFMTPPSLLNARTRADRDALHAWLREHGIALERG; encoded by the coding sequence ATGTCCGAAGCAGTGACGCATCAAGTATTCGCAGATCCGCGCGTGGCCGAGCTGGCCGACGCGGTCGCCGCGGGCGATCGCGCCGATATCCGCCGCCTGGCCGCCGGCGTGGATCTGTCCGCGCGCGGCGACAAGCAGGTGACCCTGCTCGAGTGGGCGGTGTTCAATCAAAGCCTGGACGGGTTGAGCGCGTTGCTCGAACTCGGCGCCGATCCGGCCTGGCCCGGCGTGGACGGCGGCACCGTCGTGCATCTGGCGGCGATGGCGAAAGATCCCGCGTTCCTGGAAGCCCTGCTCGCGCACGGCGCCGATCCGGACACGCGACATTCGGTGACCGGCGCGACACCGCTCAGCGCCGCGTTGATGGGTGAAAGGCCGGTGCAGTTCAAGCGCTTGTTGAGCGCGGGCGCCGATCCCAATCACGCCGATCGCATGGGCAATACCGCGCTGCACGTGGCCGGCAAGATCAACCAGCCCGATCACGCGCTGGAACTGCTCAAGGCCGGTGCCGACGCCAACGCGCGCAACGCTCAGGGCGTGAGCTTCCAACGCTATGCCTTCATGACGCCGCCGAGCCTGCTCAACGCGCGCACCCGCGCCGATCGCGATGCGCTGCATGCGTGGTTGCGCGAGCACGGCATCGCGCTGGAACGCGGCTGA
- a CDS encoding DUF11 domain-containing protein: MVTGNVWRPARRGCGAALAALIVAAALPAQAQVQRTFVNLGFEQPDLGTGACVAFLVGPQQVTGWNTTHPSGIASGCGVTPNPASGPIVELWGNSFNATPARAGKQHAELNANQASRIFQNICLTNSEVISWRLSHRGRNSATTPDVMSFGLNASGSTATAVTSPIAQIGTTNNGTDRVDTAGTPSSASQGTLSIGASSNGWRDYSGSFTYTGTSGVQQVGFAAVSSSGGISLGNFLDEIQITLRPYIEFDAANYSTREGQAATLPRLRVIGTVPAGGIVVPVRITGGTAALGSDFSVTSGNGNIVNVSIPAGSYDNTSFDLPISIIDDAVIEDNETVQFTAQPSANDYTLTSTTSCASGSAGQTTATLTIVDNDVDLQVAKQVDNAAPTPGGNVQFTVTYRNNTARPTLGDTSAHDAVVNLSDAVPAGLTFASWTCTPIGAATCPAASGSGAINASATLPAGNAAAGVGLRYTINATLGAGQCAAIVNTATIAARAPFAEGSSAQAGFLTPAPGGSADNSAAVTVDAVCVSLSLSKTDSNASYTPGGQADYIVRACNTNGPDTATGATIRDNLPNGARLRAPWSCAPGGGGGTCPAGGGAINDNAIAVSGVVLPVGACVDITVPVRFSANPADY, from the coding sequence ATGGTTACAGGCAACGTGTGGCGCCCTGCGCGCCGAGGGTGCGGGGCCGCGCTGGCGGCATTGATCGTGGCGGCGGCGTTGCCGGCGCAGGCGCAGGTCCAGCGCACCTTCGTCAATCTCGGTTTCGAACAGCCCGACCTGGGCACCGGCGCCTGCGTCGCGTTCCTGGTCGGGCCGCAACAGGTCACCGGCTGGAACACTACGCATCCTTCCGGCATCGCCAGCGGTTGCGGCGTGACGCCCAACCCGGCCAGCGGGCCGATCGTGGAACTGTGGGGCAACAGCTTCAACGCCACGCCCGCGCGCGCCGGCAAGCAGCATGCCGAACTCAACGCCAACCAGGCCTCGCGCATCTTCCAGAACATCTGCCTGACCAACAGCGAAGTGATCAGCTGGCGGCTGAGCCATCGCGGCCGCAATTCGGCGACGACGCCGGACGTGATGAGCTTCGGCCTCAACGCATCGGGCAGCACCGCCACCGCGGTGACCAGCCCGATCGCCCAGATCGGCACCACCAACAACGGCACCGACCGCGTCGATACCGCCGGCACGCCGTCCTCGGCCAGTCAGGGCACGCTGAGCATCGGCGCCAGCAGCAACGGCTGGCGCGATTACAGCGGCAGCTTCACCTACACTGGAACGTCCGGCGTGCAGCAGGTCGGATTCGCCGCGGTCAGCAGCAGCGGCGGCATTTCGCTGGGTAATTTTCTCGACGAAATCCAGATCACCCTGCGCCCTTACATCGAATTCGACGCAGCCAACTACAGCACCCGCGAAGGCCAGGCGGCGACATTGCCGCGGTTGCGCGTCATCGGCACCGTGCCGGCCGGTGGCATCGTGGTTCCCGTTCGCATCACCGGCGGCACCGCTGCCCTGGGCAGCGATTTCAGCGTGACCAGCGGCAACGGCAACATCGTCAACGTCAGCATTCCGGCCGGCAGCTACGACAACACCAGCTTCGACTTGCCGATCAGCATCATCGACGACGCGGTGATCGAGGACAACGAAACCGTGCAGTTCACCGCGCAGCCCAGCGCCAACGACTACACCCTGACCTCCACCACCAGTTGCGCGAGCGGCAGCGCCGGCCAGACGACGGCGACGCTCACCATCGTGGACAACGACGTGGATCTGCAGGTCGCCAAGCAGGTCGATAACGCCGCGCCCACGCCGGGCGGCAACGTGCAATTCACCGTCACCTATCGCAACAACACCGCGCGGCCGACGCTGGGCGACACCAGCGCTCACGATGCGGTGGTGAACCTGTCCGACGCGGTGCCGGCCGGACTCACCTTCGCCTCCTGGACCTGCACGCCGATCGGCGCGGCGACCTGTCCGGCCGCCAGCGGCAGCGGCGCGATCAACGCCAGCGCCACTTTGCCGGCCGGAAACGCCGCGGCCGGCGTGGGGCTGAGGTACACGATCAACGCGACCCTGGGCGCCGGCCAATGCGCGGCCATCGTCAACACCGCCACCATCGCCGCCCGCGCGCCGTTCGCCGAAGGCAGTTCGGCGCAAGCCGGCTTCCTCACCCCGGCGCCCGGCGGCAGCGCCGACAACAGCGCCGCGGTCACGGTCGATGCGGTATGCGTGTCGTTGTCGCTGAGCAAGACCGACAGCAATGCGAGCTACACCCCGGGCGGGCAGGCCGACTACATCGTGCGCGCCTGCAATACCAACGGCCCGGATACGGCGACCGGCGCGACCATCCGCGACAACCTGCCTAACGGCGCGCGTTTGCGCGCGCCGTGGTCGTGCGCGCCCGGCGGCGGAGGCGGCACGTGTCCGGCCGGCGGCGGCGCGATCAACGACAACGCAATCGCGGTAAGCGGCGTGGTGTTGCCGGTAGGCGCCTGCGTGGACATCACCGTGCCGGTACGTTTCAGCGCGAATCCCGCCGACTACTGA